In one Neobacillus sp. WH10 genomic region, the following are encoded:
- a CDS encoding lactonase family protein, with the protein MTNTSKKYIGYIGTYTKGESKGIYSFTFDPHIAKIENIKVAAQIENPTYLTISKDQRYLYSVIKKGEDGGVAAFSISEDGTLTDINSDVLAGSPPCYVSVDSQNSYVFSANYHKGLVDSRIINQEDGSIQPVASVIKHEGSGPDPRQEKPHSHYVELTPDEKYLAVVELGIDALITYSVEDDGTLTKANFLPLKAGSGPRHLVFHPNGKFAYIMTEFSSEVIVLTYYEKDGHFTEKQYISTLPASFTENNQGSAIHISSDGRFIYAGNRGHNSIAVFSVNQESGELNFVEHVSTEGDWPRDFELDPSEKFIVASNQESGNLVLFSRDKNSGKLTLIQSDIAVPYPVCVKFLHE; encoded by the coding sequence ATGACAAACACGAGTAAAAAGTACATTGGTTATATTGGAACGTATACAAAAGGGGAAAGTAAAGGGATTTACTCTTTTACCTTTGACCCTCATATAGCAAAGATAGAAAATATTAAGGTCGCGGCACAGATAGAAAATCCTACATATTTAACTATCAGTAAGGACCAACGCTACCTTTATTCTGTCATAAAAAAGGGCGAAGATGGTGGTGTGGCTGCTTTTTCCATAAGTGAAGACGGCACTCTTACAGACATTAACAGTGACGTGCTTGCCGGATCACCGCCTTGTTATGTAAGTGTTGACAGCCAAAACAGCTATGTGTTCAGCGCAAACTACCATAAAGGATTAGTCGATTCCCGCATCATTAATCAGGAGGATGGTTCTATCCAGCCCGTGGCGTCTGTGATTAAGCATGAAGGCTCTGGACCAGACCCTCGCCAGGAAAAACCTCATTCCCATTATGTGGAGCTTACACCTGATGAAAAATATCTAGCGGTGGTTGAATTAGGCATTGATGCCCTAATTACATATTCCGTGGAGGATGACGGCACACTTACAAAAGCAAACTTCTTGCCATTAAAAGCTGGCAGTGGCCCAAGGCATTTGGTTTTTCACCCCAATGGTAAGTTTGCTTACATCATGACCGAATTCAGCTCTGAAGTCATCGTTTTAACATACTATGAGAAAGATGGCCATTTTACTGAAAAACAATATATCTCCACATTGCCTGCTAGTTTCACGGAAAATAATCAAGGCAGTGCGATTCATATTTCTTCTGATGGACGCTTTATTTATGCAGGCAATCGCGGACATAATAGCATCGCTGTATTTAGTGTAAACCAGGAATCGGGAGAGCTTAACTTTGTGGAACATGTTTCCACTGAAGGGGATTGGCCGAGGGATTTTGAATTAGACCCGTCCGAAAAATTCATTGTAGCTTCGAATCAGGAATCGGGTAATCTTGTGTTATTTTCACGGGATAAGAATTCAGGCAAGCTTACTTTAATTCAATCAGATATTGCTGTGCCATATCCAGTTTGTGTAAAGTTTTTACATGAATAG
- a CDS encoding YetF domain-containing protein, which translates to MHFFHSQESLTILEWILRAAVSFIFVILTVKIMGTRAISQLRLLDFVIALILGNIIAHPLSDQRIGLKGSVITTIIIVMLYLLGIFLSLKWPGLRKAINSAPFPLIKEGEILYKGLKRARISIDDLLAELRKEKIEDVKKVALALWESDGEISFFLDPQFEAITPSFYQLQTEPFDLPQTIIREGRIDFSVLQHINKEEDWLVNTLKSQHQTDVHDVLLATIDRKASLNVFLYK; encoded by the coding sequence TTGCATTTTTTCCATAGCCAGGAATCTTTAACGATATTAGAGTGGATATTAAGAGCAGCAGTCTCTTTTATATTTGTAATCTTAACTGTGAAAATAATGGGTACTCGTGCCATTTCACAATTAAGATTACTTGATTTTGTTATCGCGTTAATCCTTGGAAACATCATTGCCCATCCCTTATCGGACCAAAGAATTGGATTAAAGGGATCAGTGATCACAACAATTATCATCGTAATGCTGTATTTGCTAGGCATTTTTTTGAGTTTAAAATGGCCAGGGCTACGAAAAGCCATTAATTCTGCCCCTTTCCCACTTATTAAGGAAGGAGAAATCCTATATAAAGGGTTAAAACGGGCCAGAATATCAATCGATGATTTATTGGCGGAATTGCGGAAAGAAAAAATTGAGGACGTTAAAAAAGTAGCGTTAGCCTTATGGGAATCTGATGGAGAGATCTCCTTTTTCTTGGACCCGCAATTTGAAGCTATTACACCGTCATTCTATCAGCTTCAAACTGAACCATTTGATCTCCCGCAGACGATAATAAGAGAAGGAAGGATTGACTTTTCTGTTTTGCAACACATAAATAAAGAAGAAGACTGGCTTGTGAACACTTTAAAGTCCCAACATCAAACAGATGTTCATGATGTTTTACTAGCGACTATTGACCGTAAGGCCAGCTTGAACGTATTTTTATATAAATAA
- a CDS encoding VanZ family protein, with product MIDFLKNRLFLRIVPICYMLFIWLQSSFFNPESVGNLPFHISLPILIMIGIGFELAHLFEFGLLYLFFILAFLSFGEIGKGKELISITLSVSYSLIDEIHQIFVPFRTFSMGDLIKDIIGIIVMWWIIHKSYFINKNSRFGVFLRKISSTV from the coding sequence ATGATAGATTTTTTGAAAAATCGACTTTTTTTAAGGATTGTTCCTATTTGCTACATGTTATTTATTTGGCTCCAGTCCAGTTTCTTTAACCCAGAATCAGTTGGTAATCTTCCTTTCCATATAAGTTTGCCTATATTGATCATGATCGGAATTGGTTTCGAACTAGCACATCTTTTTGAATTCGGTTTACTTTATTTATTTTTTATTTTGGCCTTTCTTAGTTTTGGAGAAATTGGAAAAGGTAAGGAGTTAATCTCGATTACTCTCTCCGTCTCCTATAGCCTGATTGATGAAATACATCAAATTTTTGTTCCATTCAGAACCTTTTCAATGGGCGACCTTATTAAGGACATAATTGGAATCATTGTGATGTGGTGGATTATCCATAAAAGTTATTTTATAAATAAAAATTCACGATTTGGAGTATTTTTGAGAAAAATAAGCTCTACTGTTTAA